A genome region from Camelina sativa cultivar DH55 chromosome 10, Cs, whole genome shotgun sequence includes the following:
- the LOC104717696 gene encoding uncharacterized protein LOC104717696, which produces MAGVRHRGKIVGRRKSVGSFASILRRMKRFGLNQAWMDSCDQNWLQSVLNRPEPKLTLICYPRKKKTTTTAMSPSTSTLASQQSLEAFSTRMEKLDLKEGSDQYQTTRGSDIFDTQQDKLSSDIATTSTSMPQGVHLFLFNVCVYISNN; this is translated from the exons AAGATTGTGGGAAGGAGAAAGTCCGTGGGGTCTTTTGCTTCCATCTTACGCCGAATGAAGCGATTCGGTTTGAATCAGGCCTGGATGGATTCTTGCGATCAGAACTGGCTTCAGTCTGTGCTGAACAGG CCGGAGCCCAAGTTGACTCTGATTTGTTatcctagaaagaaaaagactacTACCACTGCCATGAGTCCGTCGACATCAAC GTTGGCCTCTCAGCAGTCGCTGGAAGCTTTTTCTACCCGTATGGAAAAACTTGACTTGAAGGAGGGATCTGATCAGTATCAGACCACTCGTGGCTCTGATATATTTGATACTCAGCAG GACAAGTTATCGTCTGATATTGCTACCACCTCAACCTCCATGCCTCAGGGTGTCCATTTATTTCTCTTtaatgtgtgtgtatatatatctaataattaG
- the LOC104717695 gene encoding protein DETOXIFICATION 35: MDPTTPLLTDSGQPEEDYAPARSWTDVKRVLYTESAKMWLIAAPVGFNIICQYGVSSVTNIFVGHIGEVELSAVSISLSVIGSFSFGFLLGMGSALETLCGQAYGAGQVNMLGVYMQRSWIILFVSCICLLPLYIFATPALRLLGQAEEIAVPAGQFTILTIPQLFSLAFTFPTSKFLQAQSKVVAIAWIGFVALALHVGMLWLFIIVFGWGTNGAALAFNVTNWGTAIAQIVYVIGWCNEGWTGLSWLAFKDIWAFVRLSIASAVMLCLEIWYMMSIIVLTGRLDNAVIAVDSLSICMNVNGLEAMLFIGINAAISVRVSNELGLGRPRAAKYSVCVTVIQSLLIGLVFMVAIIIARDHFAIIFTSSKVIQRAVSKLAYLLGITMVLNSVQPVISGVAVGGGWQGLVAYINLGCYYIFGLPFGYLLGYKANFGVMGLWSGMIAGTALQTLLLLIVLYKTNWNKEVAETMERMKKWGGSETTSKDVIA; the protein is encoded by the exons ATGGATCCGACGACACCGTTGCTTACGGATAGTGGCCAACCAGAGGAGGATTACGCTCCGGCGAGAAGCTGGACCGATGTGAAGCGAGTTCTGTATACGGAGTCCGCTAAGATGTGGCTCATAGCTGCTCCCGTTGGGTTCAACATCATCTGCCAGTACGGCGTTAGCTCCGTTACTAATATCTTTGTTGGCCACATCGGTGAGGTTGAGCTCTCCGctgtctctatctctctctccgtCATCGGCTCCTTCTCCTTCGGTTTCTTG CTTGGTATGGGAAGTGCACTAGAAACACTCTGTGGCCAAGCATATGGAGCTGGTCAAGTCAATATGTTAGGAGTTTATATGCAGAGATCTTGGATTATCTTATTCGTTTCATGTATCTGCCTCCTTCCTCTTTACATATTCGCCACGCCTGCTCTGAGACTACTCGGTCAAGCCGAAGAGATTGCAGTTCCAGCTGGACAGTTCACCATTTTAACCATCCCACAACTCTTCTCACTAGCCTTCACTTTCCCAACCTCTAAGTTCCTTCAAGCGCAGAGCAAAGTTGTCGCTATCGCTTGGATTGGGTTTGTGGCTCTTGCCCTACACGTTGGTATGCTCTGGCTGTTTATTATCGTGTTTGGTTGGGGAACAAATGGTGCTGCTTTGGCGTTTAATGTTACAAACTGGGGAACAGCAATTGCCCAAATTGTTTATGTGATTGGTTGGTGTAATGAAGGCTGGACTGGTTTGTCTTGGTTGGCTTTTAAAGATATTTGGGCTTTCGTTAGACTCTCCATTGCATCCGCTGTTATGCTCTGTCTTGAAATCTGGTATATGATGAGTATCATCGTCCTTACTGGCCGCCTTGACAATGCTGTTATCGCTGTTGATTCCCTTTCTATATG CATGAATGTCAACGGATTAGAGGCCATGTTGTTCATCGGAATAAACGCTGCTATAAG TGTCCGCGTTTCCAATGAGCTTGGACTCGGCCGTCCACGAGCAGCTAAATACTCTGTCTGTGTCACCGTCATACAGTCTCTCCTCATTGGTCTTGTCTTTATGGTGGCTATCATCATAGCCAGAGACCATTTCGCCATCATCTTCACAAGCAGCAAAGTGATTCAACGCGCAGTGTCTAAGCTAGCTTATCTTCTTGGTATAACCATGGTTCTCAACAGCGTGCAGCCGGTTATTTCTG GTGTGGCTGTTGGAGGTGGTTGGCAAGGTTTAGTGGCTTATATCAACTTGGGTTGTTACTACATTTTCGGCCTTCCCTTCGGGTATCTTCTTGGTTACAAAGCAAACTTTGGAGTGATG GGACTTTGGTCTGGAATGATAGCCGGGACAGCGCTTCAAACATTGTTACTGTTGATCGTTCTGTATAAGACAAACTGGAATAAAGAG GTGGCGGAGACGATGGAACGTATGAAGAAATGGGGAGGGAGTGAGACGACATCGAAGGACGTAATTGCGTGA